Proteins from a genomic interval of Pseudodesulfovibrio nedwellii:
- the rplD gene encoding 50S ribosomal protein L4 — protein MAKIQVVDQNNKKVGDFELAPEVFEVEIMPEILNHVVRAQRASARQGTHATKNRALKTGGGRKPWRQKGTGRARAGSVRSPLWRGGATTFGPQPRDYSFKVNKKVRKLALKMALSSRASEEKITVVKSIDLAEIKTKAFADVAEKLGMTKTLIVAKGVDKNLELSARNMPHIKVIEADKLNVYDVLLYPELVMLETAAQDVQERLK, from the coding sequence ATGGCTAAAATACAAGTTGTAGATCAGAATAATAAGAAAGTGGGCGACTTCGAGTTGGCTCCTGAGGTTTTCGAGGTAGAAATTATGCCCGAAATTCTCAACCACGTTGTCCGTGCCCAGCGCGCATCTGCACGTCAGGGAACCCACGCTACTAAGAACCGTGCTTTGAAGACCGGCGGTGGCCGCAAGCCCTGGCGCCAGAAAGGCACCGGTCGTGCTCGTGCTGGCTCCGTCCGTTCGCCTCTGTGGCGTGGTGGTGCTACCACCTTCGGCCCGCAGCCTCGCGATTACTCCTTCAAAGTGAACAAGAAAGTCCGCAAGCTGGCTTTGAAAATGGCTTTGTCCTCCCGTGCTTCTGAAGAGAAGATCACAGTGGTCAAGTCCATTGATCTCGCAGAGATCAAAACCAAGGCTTTTGCTGATGTCGCTGAGAAGCTCGGCATGACCAAGACCCTCATCGTCGCAAAGGGCGTTGACAAGAATCTGGAGCTTTCCGCACGGAACATGCCCCATATCAAGGTCATCGAAGCCGACAAGCTGAATGTTTACGATGTGCTGCTGTACCCCGAGCTGGTAATGCTCGAGACCGCTGCTCAAGACGTTCAAGAGAGGTTGAAGTAA
- the rpsJ gene encoding 30S ribosomal protein S10 encodes MAASMASDRIRIKLRSYDYRILDKAVTEIVDTARNTGAAIAGPVPLPTDIHRTTVQKSVHVDKKSREQFEMRIHKRLLDILEPTQQTVDALGKLSLPAGVDVEIKL; translated from the coding sequence ATGGCTGCTTCGATGGCGAGCGATCGCATCAGAATTAAATTGAGATCATACGATTACCGTATTTTGGACAAGGCTGTCACCGAGATCGTTGACACCGCCCGGAATACGGGTGCGGCAATTGCCGGCCCCGTGCCGCTGCCCACCGACATTCATCGTACTACTGTTCAGAAGTCTGTTCACGTTGACAAAAAGTCTCGTGAGCAGTTTGAAATGCGTATTCACAAGCGTCTTCTGGATATTCTTGAACCAACTCAGCAGACTGTTGACGCTCTTGGCAAGCTTTCCTTGCCTGCCGGCGTGGACGTCGAGATCAAGCTCTAG
- the rplW gene encoding 50S ribosomal protein L23, translating to MDYSQVLLKPVVSEKANEAKEHSNHVSFYVHPDSNKVEVKKAVEAAFDVKVESVNIVRKKAMPRMKFGRATGGRIAGYKKAYVKLAAGDKIEIFEGV from the coding sequence ATGGATTATTCACAAGTACTGCTCAAGCCCGTTGTTTCTGAAAAGGCCAACGAAGCCAAAGAGCATTCCAATCACGTCTCTTTTTACGTCCACCCCGATTCTAATAAGGTCGAGGTAAAGAAGGCCGTTGAGGCAGCCTTTGACGTTAAAGTCGAGTCTGTGAATATTGTCCGGAAGAAAGCAATGCCGCGTATGAAGTTCGGTCGTGCCACCGGTGGTCGCATCGCCGGTTACAAAAAGGCATACGTCAAGCTTGCTGCCGGTGACAAAATCGAAATATTCGAAGGAGTGTAA
- the rplC gene encoding 50S ribosomal protein L3, producing MAKTLGLLGKKLGMTRIFTDDGKICPVTVIEAGPCSVMQIKTTDKEGYNALQLGYDSIAERKVNKPMKGHMAKAGKDLYRTLKEFPLEVVEEYELGQEITVDIFAAGEKVKVTGTSKGKGFQGVMKRHNFAGSRASHGAEKVHRVPGSVGNATFPGRVWKGKKMPGQMGNARVTLSNVEIVDVRPEDNVLLVKGQVPGPNNGLVMIRKNG from the coding sequence ATGGCTAAGACTCTCGGATTGCTTGGCAAGAAGCTGGGCATGACACGCATTTTCACTGACGATGGTAAAATCTGTCCTGTAACCGTTATTGAGGCTGGTCCTTGTTCGGTTATGCAGATTAAGACCACAGATAAGGAAGGCTACAACGCTTTGCAGCTCGGTTATGATTCCATCGCCGAACGCAAAGTGAACAAGCCCATGAAAGGCCATATGGCCAAGGCCGGTAAGGACCTCTATCGCACACTCAAGGAATTTCCTCTTGAAGTAGTAGAAGAGTACGAACTGGGCCAAGAAATTACCGTCGACATTTTTGCCGCCGGTGAAAAGGTCAAGGTTACCGGTACCTCCAAGGGTAAAGGTTTCCAGGGTGTCATGAAGCGTCACAACTTCGCTGGCTCCCGCGCCTCCCATGGTGCTGAGAAAGTTCACCGCGTTCCCGGTTCAGTCGGTAACGCTACTTTCCCAGGCCGCGTTTGGAAGGGCAAGAAAATGCCCGGCCAGATGGGTAATGCACGTGTGACCTTGAGCAACGTGGAAATCGTCGATGTCAGGCCCGAGGACAATGTCCTGTTGGTCAAGGGCCAAGTGCCCGGTCCCAACAACGGCCTCGTGATGATCCGCAAGAACGGCTAA
- the rplB gene encoding 50S ribosomal protein L2 has product MATRKLKPTSPGRRFQTISDFAEITRTTPEKSLTKGLTKKSGRNNNGRVTMRRRGGGHKTLYRVIDFKRNKLGVPAKVAEIEYDPNRSARIALLHYADGEKRYILAPVGLNQGDSIVAGEGIDIKPGNAMDLAKIPTGTIVHNIELHPGKGGQFCRAAGTYAQLIAKEGKYALLRMPSGEVRKVLATCCATVGQVGNIHHENIKIGKAGRNRWLGRRPKVRGVAMNPIDHPLGGGEGRSSGGRHPVSPWGTPAKGYKTRNKKKASSKLIVKRRGQK; this is encoded by the coding sequence ATGGCAACCCGTAAGTTGAAGCCTACTTCTCCGGGCCGCCGGTTCCAGACGATCTCTGATTTTGCTGAGATCACCAGGACCACTCCCGAGAAGTCGCTGACCAAAGGTCTGACCAAGAAGTCTGGCCGTAATAATAATGGTCGTGTCACCATGCGCCGTCGCGGCGGAGGACACAAGACGCTGTACCGCGTCATCGATTTCAAGCGCAATAAGCTTGGCGTACCCGCCAAGGTTGCCGAGATCGAATATGATCCGAACCGCAGCGCCCGTATCGCTCTTCTGCATTACGCAGATGGTGAGAAGCGCTATATCCTGGCTCCTGTCGGCCTGAATCAGGGCGATTCTATCGTCGCTGGCGAAGGTATTGACATCAAGCCCGGCAACGCCATGGATCTGGCAAAGATCCCGACTGGTACCATCGTGCATAACATTGAATTGCATCCTGGAAAGGGTGGACAGTTCTGCCGCGCAGCCGGTACATATGCACAGTTGATCGCCAAGGAAGGCAAATACGCCCTCCTGCGCATGCCTTCTGGTGAGGTCCGTAAGGTCCTGGCCACTTGCTGCGCCACTGTCGGTCAGGTTGGTAACATTCATCACGAGAACATCAAGATCGGTAAGGCTGGCCGTAACCGCTGGCTCGGTCGTCGCCCGAAGGTCCGTGGTGTGGCAATGAACCCGATCGATCACCCGTTGGGTGGTGGTGAAGGTCGTAGTTCCGGTGGTCGCCATCCGGTGTCCCCATGGGGTACCCCGGCTAAGGGTTATAAGACCCGGAACAAGAAGAAGGCTTCCTCGAAGCTCATCGTCAAACGCCGCGGCCAGAAGTAG
- the fusA gene encoding elongation factor G, whose translation MARKVPRDKQRNIGIMAHIDAGKTTTTERILFYTGVSHKIGEVHDGEATMDWMVQEQERGITITSAATTCMWRDHRVNIIDTPGHVDFTMEVERALRVLDGAIAVFDSVAGVEPQSETVWRQADRYRVPRMAFVNKMDRVGADFFRCVDMMKTRLGAKAVPVQLPIGAEDEFEGVVDLIEGKAYIYDHKDHGASFSTVDVPEELQDQYELMRSEMIEAIAEEDEVLLERYMTEEELTADELREGVRKATNSLTICPVLCGTAFRNKGVQPLLDAVVDYMPSPLDIETMKGIDPHTEEEIECPCDDDRPLAALAFKLMTDPFVGHLTFLRIYSGKIVSGDTVMNAATGKKERIGRLLKMHANKREEIKEAYAGDIVAAVGLKYVATGDTMSDLKNAVVLESLDIPDSVIEVAIEPKTKADRDTLSAALVKLAKEDPSFRVKGDEETGQTLIAGMGELHLEIIVDRLLREFNVNANVGAPRVAYRETISAPKKVDVKHAKQSGGRGQYGHVILEIEPNPEKGYEFEDAIKGGVIPKEYIPAVDKGIQDAMKNGIVAGFPVVDVKVKLVYGSYHEVDSSEQAFYIAGSQAIKEACRGAKPVLLEPIMSVEVVTPEDYLGDVMGDLNGRRGRVGEMEARTGVQVVRSFVPLSEMFGYATDLRSKTQGRATFTMQFDHYEKLPNSLAEELMNGKD comes from the coding sequence GTGGCGAGAAAAGTACCCAGAGACAAACAGCGCAATATCGGTATTATGGCCCACATCGATGCGGGCAAAACTACTACGACAGAGCGCATTCTGTTTTACACCGGCGTTTCCCACAAGATCGGTGAAGTTCACGACGGCGAAGCTACCATGGACTGGATGGTTCAGGAGCAGGAACGTGGTATTACCATTACTTCTGCTGCAACCACCTGCATGTGGCGCGACCATCGTGTCAATATCATTGATACACCTGGTCACGTTGACTTCACCATGGAAGTTGAGCGCGCTCTGCGCGTGCTGGATGGCGCTATAGCCGTTTTTGACTCCGTGGCCGGAGTCGAGCCTCAGTCTGAGACTGTCTGGCGTCAGGCGGATCGCTACCGCGTTCCTCGTATGGCGTTTGTCAACAAGATGGACCGTGTTGGCGCGGATTTCTTCCGTTGTGTTGATATGATGAAGACACGCCTCGGCGCCAAGGCCGTTCCCGTTCAGCTGCCCATCGGTGCAGAGGACGAGTTTGAAGGTGTTGTCGATCTCATCGAAGGAAAGGCTTACATCTATGATCATAAAGATCATGGTGCCAGCTTCTCCACCGTTGATGTGCCTGAAGAGCTTCAGGACCAATATGAGTTGATGCGTTCCGAGATGATCGAAGCCATTGCCGAGGAAGACGAAGTCCTTCTCGAAAGGTACATGACTGAAGAGGAACTGACCGCTGATGAACTGCGCGAAGGTGTGCGTAAGGCTACTAACAGCCTGACCATCTGCCCCGTTCTGTGCGGCACCGCATTCCGCAACAAAGGCGTTCAGCCTCTGCTTGACGCTGTTGTCGATTACATGCCGTCTCCTCTCGATATCGAAACCATGAAGGGTATCGATCCTCATACCGAGGAAGAAATCGAATGCCCCTGCGACGACGACAGGCCGCTCGCAGCTCTCGCTTTCAAACTCATGACTGACCCCTTTGTCGGCCATCTGACCTTCCTGCGTATCTACTCCGGTAAGATCGTCAGCGGTGACACTGTCATGAACGCTGCCACCGGCAAGAAAGAGCGCATTGGTCGCCTTTTGAAAATGCACGCTAACAAGCGTGAAGAAATAAAAGAGGCATACGCTGGCGACATCGTCGCTGCCGTCGGCCTCAAATACGTAGCCACTGGTGATACCATGTCGGATCTCAAGAACGCTGTCGTTCTTGAATCTCTTGATATCCCCGATTCAGTTATTGAAGTGGCTATTGAACCCAAGACCAAGGCAGACCGTGACACATTGTCCGCTGCTCTCGTCAAGCTTGCCAAGGAAGATCCATCTTTCCGCGTCAAGGGTGACGAAGAGACCGGACAGACCCTGATCGCCGGAATGGGCGAGTTGCATCTCGAAATCATTGTTGATCGTCTCCTCAGGGAGTTCAACGTGAATGCAAACGTGGGTGCACCCCGCGTTGCGTACAGAGAGACCATCTCCGCACCGAAAAAGGTCGATGTCAAACACGCCAAACAGTCTGGTGGTCGTGGTCAGTATGGCCACGTTATCCTGGAAATCGAACCCAATCCTGAGAAAGGGTACGAATTTGAGGATGCTATCAAGGGCGGCGTTATTCCCAAGGAATACATCCCCGCTGTTGATAAGGGCATTCAGGATGCCATGAAAAACGGTATCGTCGCCGGTTTCCCGGTTGTCGATGTGAAGGTCAAGCTTGTTTACGGCTCCTATCATGAAGTCGACTCCAGCGAACAGGCCTTCTATATTGCCGGTTCTCAGGCAATCAAGGAAGCTTGCAGAGGCGCCAAGCCGGTCTTGCTTGAGCCGATTATGTCGGTTGAAGTTGTGACCCCCGAGGATTACCTCGGTGATGTCATGGGTGACTTGAACGGCCGTCGTGGACGCGTGGGTGAAATGGAAGCCCGCACCGGTGTCCAGGTTGTTCGGTCTTTCGTCCCGCTTTCCGAGATGTTCGGATATGCCACTGATCTTCGTTCGAAGACACAGGGCCGCGCGACGTTCACCATGCAGTTCGATCACTACGAAAAGTTACCGAACAGCTTGGCTGAAGAATTGATGAACGGAAAAGATTAA